A genomic stretch from Oncorhynchus tshawytscha isolate Ot180627B linkage group LG07, Otsh_v2.0, whole genome shotgun sequence includes:
- the LOC112254607 gene encoding GTP-binding protein Rheb: MPQPKYRKIAVIGYRSVGKSSLTIQFVEGQFVDSYDPTIENTFNKMVSVNGQDFNLQLVDTAGQDEYSIFPQSHSMDIHGYVLVYAVTSMKSFEVVQVLHDKLLDMVGKIQVPTVLVGNKKDLHMERVIKPEEGKKLAHSWGAAFMESSAKENETAVEVFKRIILEMEKADGNVPSEDKKCAVM; this comes from the exons ATGCCTCAACCAAAATACAGGAAGATTGCTGTGATTGGGTACAGATCTGTTG GAAAGTCTTCTCTCACAATACAGTTCGTGGAAGGACAGTTTGTAGATTCATATGACCCTACCATTGAAAACA CCTTCAACAAAATGGTGTCTGTCAACGGTCAAGATTTCAATCTTCAGTTGGTCGATACTGCTGGTCAG GACGAGTACTCTATTTTCCCTCAGTCTCATTCAATGGACATCCATGGTTATGTCTTGGTCTACGCAGTAACCTCCATGAAAAG TTTTGAAGTTGTTCAGGTTCTTCATGACAAGCTGCTAGATATGGTTGGGAAAATACA GGTGCCAACTGTTCTTGTTGGAAATAAAAAAGATCTCCACATGGAAAG ggTGATCAAaccagaggaagggaagaagcTGGCCCACTCATGGGGAGCAGCATTCATGGAGTCTTCTGCCAAGGAAAATGAG ACCGCTGTAGAGGTATTCAAGCGGATCATTCTGGAGATGGAGAAGGCGGATGGGAACGTTCCCTCAGAGGATAAAAAGTGTGCCGTAATGTAA
- the LOC112254608 gene encoding zinc finger protein Eos isoform X1, with translation MDEDCNGHPYMSGSGDSSREFSGAVGGCTVSTPNSQHTSPSRSLSANSIKVELYSDEEVGRGTGPEDEKGDKVEEGDSEQGGEAGGGYRELASPEPMSPGGATRLPNGKLKCDVCGMICIGPNVLMVHKRSHTGERPFQCNQCGASFTQKGNLLRHIKLHSGEKPFKCPFCSYACRRRDALTGHVRTHSVSSPTVGKPYKCSYCGRSYKQQSTLEEHRECCHSYLQSLETQKPASAHTQVEELRDLEFMPDNLLQPSSDKITFIDRLANSITKRKRFTPQKFVGQKHMRHSLADTPFELSAAFDKDGEKHHGLDQPHYTVLGGGYLGVPGAGGSEGLRPLWLPPPHPSCLSELRPVISSAHTPMAPLGPGLDCMGAGAGLGSTGVGGREAAEGHEDLPLGRSHAPSPSNVCQDSTDTESMPDEVLSNVAPALPLHNNNHHLHSNHHPPPLPLLHHRGRDRHSPSHAREEDGNSATPPAPGSPTSREAFRVVDGEGHVLRSFRCEHCRVLFLDHVMFTIHMGCHGFRQPFECNICGHRSQDRYEFSSHIVRGEHLLG, from the exons ATGGATGAAGACTGCAATGGCCATCCCTACATGTCAG GCAGTGGAGACTCTTCGAGGGAGTTTTCAGGGGCCGTGGGAGGCTGCACAGTGAGCACCCCCAACAGCCAGCACACTTCCCCCAGCCGTTCTCTTAGTG ctAACTCCATCAAAGTGGAACTGTACAGTGACGAGGAGGTGGGCCGTGGCACAGGACCAGAGGATGAGAAAGGGGacaaggtggaggagggggattctgagcagggaggagaggcaggaggtgGCTACAGGGAGCTGGCCAGTCCGGAGCCCATGTCACCAGGCGGTGCCACCCGGCTGCCCAATGGGAAACTCAAGTGTGACGTCTGTGGGATGATCTGCATTGGGCCCAATGTCCTCATGGTGCACAAACGCAGCCACACAG GTGAGCGGCCATTCCAGTGCAATCAGTGTGGGGCCTCCTTTACACAGAAGGGGAACCTGCTGCGTCACATTAAGCTGCACTCAGGGGAGAAGCCCTTTAAATGTCCCTTCTGCAGCTATGCATGCCGCAGACGGGACGCTCTCACCGGCCACGTCCGCACTCACTCGG TGTCGTCTCCCACAGTGGGAAAGCCCTATAAGTGTAGTTACTGTGGACGCAGCTACAAGCAGCAGAGCACCCTGGAAGAGCACCGCGAATGCTGCCACAGCTACCTGCAGAGCCTGGAGACACAGAAGCCAGCCAGTGCTCACACTCAAG TAGAGGAGCTGAGGGACCTGGAATTCATGCCTGACAACCTGCTGCAACCTTCCTCAGACAAGATTACGTTCATCGATCGGCTGGCCAACAGCATCACCAAACGCAAGAGATTCACACCACAGAAATTTGTAG GACAGAAGCACATGCGCCACAGTCTAGCTGACACGCCTTTCGAGCTCAGCGCCGCCTTTGACAAGGACGGGGAGAAACACCACGGTCTGGACCAGCCACACTACACCGTCCTGGGAGGAGGCTACCTGGGGGTGCCAGGAGCTGGTGGATCTGAAGGCCTCCGACCCCTATGGCTgccaccccctcacccctcctgccTGTCAGAGCTCCGGCCAGTCATCAGCTCGGCTCACACCCCCATGGCGCCGCTGGGGCCGGGGCTGGACTGCATGGGGGCCGGGGCTGGCCTAGGGTCCACAGGAGTGGGGGGCAGGGAGGCTGCAGAGGGTCACGAGGACCTACCTCTTGGCCGCAGCCACGCCCCTTCGCCTAGCAACGTTTGCCAGGACTCCACAGACACTGAGAGCATGCCGGATGAAGTGTTAAGCAATGTGGCGCCTGCCCTGCCTCTCCACAACAACAATCACCACCTCCACTCCAACCACCACCCACCCCCTCTGCCCCTACTGCACCACAGGGGTAGGGACAGACACAGCCCAAGCCACGCCAGGGAAGAGGATGGCAACTCTGCCACCCCCCCGGCCCCAGGCTCCCCCACCTCCAGGGAGGCGTTTCGAGTGGTGGACGGAGAGGGGCACGTGTTGCGTTCCTTCCGCTGCGAGCACTGCCGCGTGCTCTTCCTGGACCACGTCATGTTCACCATCCACATGGGCTGCCACGGCTTCCGCCAGCCCTTTGAGTGCAACATCTGTGGCCATCGCAGCCAGGACCGCTACGAGTTCTCCTCGCACATTGTCCGCGGGGAGCACCTGCTAGGCTGA
- the LOC112254608 gene encoding zinc finger protein Eos isoform X2 yields the protein MDEDCNGHPYMSGSGDSSREFSGAVGGCTVSTPNSQHTSPSRSLSANSIKVELYSDEEVGRGTGPEDEKGDKVEEGDSEQGGEAGGGYRELASPEPMSPGGATRLPNGKLKCDVCGMICIGPNVLMVHKRSHTVSSPTVGKPYKCSYCGRSYKQQSTLEEHRECCHSYLQSLETQKPASAHTQVEELRDLEFMPDNLLQPSSDKITFIDRLANSITKRKRFTPQKFVGQKHMRHSLADTPFELSAAFDKDGEKHHGLDQPHYTVLGGGYLGVPGAGGSEGLRPLWLPPPHPSCLSELRPVISSAHTPMAPLGPGLDCMGAGAGLGSTGVGGREAAEGHEDLPLGRSHAPSPSNVCQDSTDTESMPDEVLSNVAPALPLHNNNHHLHSNHHPPPLPLLHHRGRDRHSPSHAREEDGNSATPPAPGSPTSREAFRVVDGEGHVLRSFRCEHCRVLFLDHVMFTIHMGCHGFRQPFECNICGHRSQDRYEFSSHIVRGEHLLG from the exons ATGGATGAAGACTGCAATGGCCATCCCTACATGTCAG GCAGTGGAGACTCTTCGAGGGAGTTTTCAGGGGCCGTGGGAGGCTGCACAGTGAGCACCCCCAACAGCCAGCACACTTCCCCCAGCCGTTCTCTTAGTG ctAACTCCATCAAAGTGGAACTGTACAGTGACGAGGAGGTGGGCCGTGGCACAGGACCAGAGGATGAGAAAGGGGacaaggtggaggagggggattctgagcagggaggagaggcaggaggtgGCTACAGGGAGCTGGCCAGTCCGGAGCCCATGTCACCAGGCGGTGCCACCCGGCTGCCCAATGGGAAACTCAAGTGTGACGTCTGTGGGATGATCTGCATTGGGCCCAATGTCCTCATGGTGCACAAACGCAGCCACACAG TGTCGTCTCCCACAGTGGGAAAGCCCTATAAGTGTAGTTACTGTGGACGCAGCTACAAGCAGCAGAGCACCCTGGAAGAGCACCGCGAATGCTGCCACAGCTACCTGCAGAGCCTGGAGACACAGAAGCCAGCCAGTGCTCACACTCAAG TAGAGGAGCTGAGGGACCTGGAATTCATGCCTGACAACCTGCTGCAACCTTCCTCAGACAAGATTACGTTCATCGATCGGCTGGCCAACAGCATCACCAAACGCAAGAGATTCACACCACAGAAATTTGTAG GACAGAAGCACATGCGCCACAGTCTAGCTGACACGCCTTTCGAGCTCAGCGCCGCCTTTGACAAGGACGGGGAGAAACACCACGGTCTGGACCAGCCACACTACACCGTCCTGGGAGGAGGCTACCTGGGGGTGCCAGGAGCTGGTGGATCTGAAGGCCTCCGACCCCTATGGCTgccaccccctcacccctcctgccTGTCAGAGCTCCGGCCAGTCATCAGCTCGGCTCACACCCCCATGGCGCCGCTGGGGCCGGGGCTGGACTGCATGGGGGCCGGGGCTGGCCTAGGGTCCACAGGAGTGGGGGGCAGGGAGGCTGCAGAGGGTCACGAGGACCTACCTCTTGGCCGCAGCCACGCCCCTTCGCCTAGCAACGTTTGCCAGGACTCCACAGACACTGAGAGCATGCCGGATGAAGTGTTAAGCAATGTGGCGCCTGCCCTGCCTCTCCACAACAACAATCACCACCTCCACTCCAACCACCACCCACCCCCTCTGCCCCTACTGCACCACAGGGGTAGGGACAGACACAGCCCAAGCCACGCCAGGGAAGAGGATGGCAACTCTGCCACCCCCCCGGCCCCAGGCTCCCCCACCTCCAGGGAGGCGTTTCGAGTGGTGGACGGAGAGGGGCACGTGTTGCGTTCCTTCCGCTGCGAGCACTGCCGCGTGCTCTTCCTGGACCACGTCATGTTCACCATCCACATGGGCTGCCACGGCTTCCGCCAGCCCTTTGAGTGCAACATCTGTGGCCATCGCAGCCAGGACCGCTACGAGTTCTCCTCGCACATTGTCCGCGGGGAGCACCTGCTAGGCTGA